In Pengzhenrongella sicca, a single genomic region encodes these proteins:
- the dnaB gene encoding replicative DNA helicase: protein MTSLGLVWLSIDELEQGFSGPPRGGFDRTPPQDIAAEQSVLGGMMISKDAIADVVEQLRGTDFYRPAHECVYDAILDLYGRGEPADAVTVSAELTKRGEMGRIGGAPYLHTLISMVPTAANAGYYARIVRERAVLRRLVEAGTRIVQLGYATEGGDVDEIVNNAQAEVYAVTEQRTSEDYLRLGDVIGGTVDEIEAAGHRGEGMIGVPTGFADLDRLTNGLHPGQMVVLAARPAIGKALALDTPLPTPTGWTTMGTVQVGDELLAADGTPTRVVAATEVMVDRDCFEVTFDDGTTIVADAQHQWSTTTRASRRTAGPAQVRTTEEIAATVRCASADKRANHAVRTTAPLDLPDAALPLHPYALGVWLGDGHSSAAGAASADPEIAMRIEGLGLAVRQHGTNGASADYEIDDDRLPLAYLRAGEGQRRALLAGLMDTLGTIDSTGGLRLTVSSQRLADDVRELVHSLGYRSESPSVVEVTFTTDDEVFALSRKQLTHKERRRASTARLTQRFIVSATRVASVPVRCVEIEHADHLYLAGRAMVPTHNSTMGLDIARSASIKHGMTSVIFSLEMSRNEITMRLLSAEAKIHLQKMRNGTMGEDDWQKLAGTMGKISEAPLFIDDSPNMSLMEIRAKCRRLKQKHDLKLVIIDYLQLMSSGKRVESRQQEVSEFSRALKLLAKELEVPVIAISQLNRGAEQRTDKRPAMSDLRESGSIEQDADIVILLHREDAYERESPRAGEADLIVAKHRNGPTDVITVAFQGHYSRFVDMQNN, encoded by the coding sequence ATGACAAGTCTGGGGTTGGTCTGGTTGTCGATCGATGAGCTCGAGCAGGGGTTCTCGGGTCCCCCGCGCGGTGGTTTCGACCGCACGCCCCCACAAGACATCGCCGCCGAGCAGAGCGTCCTCGGCGGGATGATGATCTCGAAGGACGCGATCGCCGACGTCGTCGAGCAGCTGCGCGGCACCGACTTCTACCGGCCGGCCCACGAGTGCGTCTACGACGCGATCCTCGACCTCTACGGCCGCGGCGAGCCCGCCGACGCCGTCACCGTCTCGGCCGAGCTGACCAAGCGCGGCGAGATGGGCCGGATCGGCGGCGCGCCGTACCTGCACACCCTCATCTCGATGGTCCCGACCGCCGCCAACGCCGGGTACTACGCCCGGATCGTGCGCGAGCGCGCCGTGCTGCGCCGCCTCGTCGAGGCCGGCACCCGGATCGTCCAGCTCGGCTACGCGACCGAGGGCGGCGACGTCGACGAGATCGTCAACAACGCGCAGGCCGAGGTCTACGCGGTCACGGAGCAGCGCACGTCGGAGGACTACCTGCGCCTGGGCGACGTGATCGGCGGCACGGTCGACGAGATCGAGGCGGCGGGGCACCGCGGCGAGGGCATGATCGGCGTGCCGACGGGCTTCGCCGACCTCGACCGGCTCACGAACGGGCTGCACCCGGGCCAGATGGTCGTGCTGGCGGCGCGGCCGGCCATCGGAAAGGCGCTCGCGCTTGACACCCCGCTCCCGACCCCGACCGGCTGGACCACGATGGGCACGGTCCAGGTCGGAGACGAGCTCCTGGCCGCCGACGGGACCCCGACGCGCGTCGTGGCCGCGACCGAGGTCATGGTCGACCGTGACTGCTTCGAGGTGACCTTCGACGACGGCACCACGATCGTCGCCGACGCCCAGCACCAGTGGTCGACCACGACGCGGGCGTCTCGCCGCACGGCCGGTCCCGCCCAGGTCCGCACGACCGAGGAGATCGCCGCAACGGTTCGTTGCGCGTCGGCCGACAAGCGGGCGAACCACGCCGTGCGCACGACGGCGCCACTCGACCTTCCCGATGCAGCGCTTCCCCTCCACCCGTACGCGCTGGGGGTGTGGCTGGGCGACGGGCACTCGTCCGCTGCGGGTGCTGCGTCTGCCGACCCAGAGATCGCGATGCGGATCGAGGGCCTCGGTCTGGCCGTCCGGCAGCACGGGACCAACGGCGCGTCGGCCGACTACGAGATCGACGACGATCGCCTCCCTTTGGCCTACCTGCGGGCGGGCGAAGGGCAGCGCCGTGCGCTGCTCGCCGGGTTGATGGACACGCTCGGGACCATCGACTCAACCGGTGGCCTTCGCCTGACGGTGTCGAGCCAGCGGCTAGCGGACGACGTCCGCGAGTTGGTGCATTCGCTCGGCTACCGCAGTGAATCGCCGAGCGTCGTCGAGGTGACGTTCACGACCGACGACGAGGTTTTTGCGCTGTCGCGGAAGCAGCTCACCCACAAGGAGCGTCGCCGCGCGAGCACGGCGCGGCTGACGCAGCGCTTCATCGTGTCTGCGACTCGGGTCGCGTCGGTTCCGGTCCGCTGTGTCGAGATCGAGCACGCCGACCACCTGTATCTCGCCGGCCGCGCGATGGTGCCGACGCACAACTCGACGATGGGCCTGGACATCGCCCGCTCGGCATCGATCAAGCACGGCATGACCTCCGTGATCTTCTCGCTCGAGATGAGCCGGAACGAGATCACGATGCGCCTGCTCTCGGCCGAGGCGAAGATCCACCTGCAGAAGATGCGTAACGGCACCATGGGCGAGGACGACTGGCAGAAGTTGGCCGGGACCATGGGCAAGATCTCCGAGGCGCCGCTGTTCATCGACGACTCCCCCAACATGTCGCTCATGGAGATCCGGGCGAAGTGCCGCCGGCTCAAGCAGAAGCACGACCTCAAGCTCGTGATCATCGACTACCTGCAGCTCATGAGCTCGGGCAAACGCGTTGAGTCACGTCAGCAGGAGGTCTCGGAATTCTCTCGTGCGCTCAAGCTGCTGGCGAAAGAACTCGAAGTCCCCGTCATTGCAATCAGCCAACTCAACCGTGGTGCAGAACAGCGAACAGATAAGCGCCCTGCAATGAGTGACCTTCGTGAAAGCGGCAGTATAGAACAGGATGCGGATATCGTTATTCTTTTGCATCGAGAAGATGCCTATGAAAGAGAATCACCGCGCGCTGGCGAGGCGGACCTTATTGTTGCCAAGCACAGAAATGGCCCGACTGACGTGATCACGGTCGCTTTTCAAGGGCACTACTCGCGCTTTGTTGACATGCAGAACAACTAG
- a CDS encoding PadR family transcriptional regulator — protein sequence MRGRSDVLEPAILGLLDQAPLHGYELRKRLNLVLGSFRAFSYGSLYPCLKLLVARGWIAGTASTDAPPHALSGKRARIVYELTADGKEQFQQILASSGPATWEDENFDVRFAFFSRTDAETRLRILEGRRSRLTERLETVRKSFNRTRERMDEYTLELQRHGLESVEREVRWLDDLIDNERGTRRVRPTGAGHPTDADPADDASRLGTEPKERG from the coding sequence ATGCGCGGACGATCAGACGTGCTGGAGCCGGCCATCCTCGGGCTGCTCGATCAGGCCCCGCTGCACGGGTACGAGCTGCGCAAGCGGCTCAACCTCGTGCTCGGATCGTTCCGGGCCTTCTCCTACGGCTCGCTCTACCCGTGCCTGAAGCTGCTCGTCGCTCGAGGTTGGATCGCCGGGACGGCCTCGACGGACGCCCCGCCGCACGCACTGTCGGGCAAGCGAGCACGGATCGTGTACGAGCTCACCGCCGACGGCAAGGAGCAGTTCCAGCAGATCCTGGCCTCCTCCGGCCCGGCGACCTGGGAAGACGAGAACTTCGACGTCCGGTTCGCGTTCTTCTCGCGGACCGACGCCGAGACCCGGCTGCGCATCCTGGAGGGTCGGCGCAGCCGGCTCACCGAACGGCTGGAGACCGTGCGCAAATCCTTCAACCGAACCCGTGAGCGCATGGACGAGTACACCCTCGAACTGCAGCGCCACGGGCTCGAGAGCGTGGAGCGCGAGGTCCGCTGGCTCGACGACCTCATCGACAACGAGCGCGGCACTCGTCGCGTGAGACCTACCGGCGCTGGTCATCCGACCGACGCCGATCCCGCCGACGACGCCTCGCGTCTCGGCACCGAACCGAAGGAGCGAGGATGA
- a CDS encoding ArsR/SmtB family transcription factor — MSETLAPVFAALADDTRWAVLQELGRADLSASALATLLPVTRQAIAKHLAVLADAGLVEAVRVGREIRYRALGSRLSDTARALEAIGAEWDRRLAGIARIAEALED; from the coding sequence GTGAGCGAGACCCTGGCACCCGTGTTCGCCGCGCTCGCGGACGACACCCGGTGGGCCGTCCTGCAGGAGCTGGGCCGCGCGGACCTGTCGGCGTCCGCGCTGGCCACGCTCCTGCCGGTCACCCGGCAGGCGATCGCGAAGCACCTGGCGGTGCTCGCCGACGCCGGGCTGGTCGAGGCGGTCCGGGTCGGGCGCGAGATCCGGTATCGCGCGCTCGGCTCCCGGCTGAGCGACACGGCGAGGGCGCTCGAGGCCATCGGCGCCGAGTGGGACCGGCGGCTGGCCGGGATCGCGCGCATCGCCGAAGCGCTGGAGGACTGA
- a CDS encoding inositol-3-phosphate synthase, whose translation MTDIRVAIIGVGNCASSLIQGVQFYADADPADKVPGLMHVTFGDYHVSDLKFVAAFDVDAKKVGFDLSEAIVASENNTIKFADVPPLGVTVQRGHTHDGLGTYYRETIEESDAEPVDIVAALIEARVDVLVCYLPVGSEDAAKYYAQCAIDAKVAFVNALPVFIASDPVWAAKFEAAGVAIVGDDIKSQVGATITHRVLARLFEDRGVVLDRTYQLNVGGNMDFKNMLERNRLESKKISKTQSVTSNLDHELGARNVHIGPSDYIPWLDDRKMAFVRLEGRAFGEVPLSLEYKLEVWDSPNSAGIIIDAVRAAKIAKDRGVGGPIISASTYFMKSPPVQMEDIKGRAQLESFIAGDVER comes from the coding sequence ATGACTGACATCCGCGTCGCCATCATTGGCGTAGGTAACTGCGCGTCGTCGTTGATCCAGGGCGTGCAGTTCTACGCCGACGCCGACCCCGCGGACAAGGTCCCCGGGCTCATGCACGTCACGTTCGGGGACTACCACGTCTCCGACCTGAAGTTCGTCGCCGCGTTCGACGTCGACGCGAAGAAGGTTGGCTTCGACCTCTCCGAGGCGATCGTCGCGAGCGAGAACAACACGATCAAGTTCGCCGACGTCCCGCCGCTCGGCGTGACCGTCCAGCGCGGCCACACCCACGACGGGCTCGGCACGTACTACCGCGAGACGATCGAAGAGTCCGACGCCGAGCCGGTCGACATCGTCGCCGCGCTCATCGAGGCCCGCGTCGACGTCCTCGTGTGCTACCTGCCCGTTGGCTCCGAAGACGCCGCGAAGTACTACGCGCAGTGCGCGATCGACGCCAAGGTCGCGTTCGTCAACGCGCTCCCCGTGTTCATCGCGTCCGACCCGGTCTGGGCCGCGAAGTTCGAGGCCGCCGGTGTCGCCATCGTCGGTGACGACATCAAGTCGCAGGTCGGGGCGACCATCACGCACCGCGTCCTCGCGCGCCTGTTCGAGGACCGCGGCGTCGTGCTGGACCGCACGTACCAGCTGAACGTCGGCGGAAACATGGACTTCAAGAACATGCTCGAGCGCAACCGGCTCGAGTCGAAGAAGATCTCCAAGACGCAGTCCGTCACGTCGAACCTCGACCACGAGCTGGGTGCGCGCAACGTGCACATCGGCCCGTCGGACTACATCCCGTGGCTCGACGACCGCAAGATGGCGTTCGTGCGCCTCGAGGGTCGCGCGTTCGGCGAGGTCCCGCTCAGCCTCGAGTACAAGCTCGAGGTGTGGGACTCGCCCAACTCGGCCGGCATCATCATCGACGCGGTCCGCGCGGCGAAGATCGCCAAGGACCGCGGCGTCGGTGGCCCGATCATCTCCGCCTCGACGTACTTCATGAAGTCGCCGCCGGTGCAGATGGAAGACATCAAGGGCCGGGCGCAGCTCGAGTCCTTCATCGCCGGCGACGTCGAGCGCTGA
- the rplI gene encoding 50S ribosomal protein L9 produces MAKIILTHEVTGLGAPGDVVEVKDGFARNYLVPRGLAHAWSKGAEKQITSIRKARKAREIETLEEAKSIRDSLQSKTVIVTAKAGNGGRLFGAITTSEIADAVKAAGAPAVDKRKVEVGQPIKALGDFTVQVRLHPEVTASIAIKVVAA; encoded by the coding sequence ATGGCCAAGATCATCCTGACCCACGAGGTCACCGGTCTCGGTGCCCCGGGCGACGTCGTCGAGGTGAAGGACGGGTTCGCCCGTAACTACCTCGTCCCGCGCGGCCTGGCGCATGCCTGGTCCAAGGGCGCAGAGAAGCAGATCACCTCGATTCGCAAGGCCCGCAAGGCCCGCGAGATCGAGACGCTCGAAGAGGCGAAGTCGATTCGCGACTCGCTGCAGTCGAAGACCGTCATCGTGACGGCGAAGGCCGGCAACGGTGGACGCCTGTTCGGTGCGATCACGACCTCGGAGATCGCCGACGCCGTCAAGGCCGCCGGGGCCCCCGCCGTCGACAAGCGCAAGGTCGAGGTCGGTCAGCCGATCAAGGCCCTGGGCGACTTCACGGTCCAGGTTCGCCTGCACCCCGAGGTCACCGCGTCGATCGCCATCAAGGTCGTCGCTGCCTGA
- a CDS encoding DinB family protein, with amino-acid sequence MTWTAPTPHAVDGPLVGADRPMLEGFLAWERATLLNICAGLTGEQLALRAVPPSSLSLLGLVRHLAKVERTWFRIRAAGEAIEPLFDPARGRDADFDDLDPALAADDVATFLAECRLADAAAATLAFDDTFTVRGEVYSLRFVYVHLIGEYARHNGHADLLRECIDGRTGA; translated from the coding sequence ATGACCTGGACAGCTCCGACCCCGCACGCCGTCGACGGTCCGCTGGTCGGCGCCGATCGACCCATGCTCGAGGGCTTCCTCGCGTGGGAGCGGGCCACCCTGCTGAACATCTGCGCGGGCCTGACCGGCGAGCAGCTCGCGCTGCGCGCAGTCCCGCCGTCGAGCCTGTCCCTGCTCGGGCTCGTCCGCCACCTCGCCAAGGTCGAGCGGACCTGGTTCCGGATCCGGGCGGCCGGCGAGGCGATCGAGCCGCTGTTCGACCCGGCGCGGGGCCGCGACGCCGACTTCGACGACCTCGACCCGGCGCTCGCGGCCGACGACGTCGCGACGTTCCTCGCGGAGTGCCGGCTCGCCGACGCCGCGGCCGCGACGCTCGCGTTCGACGACACGTTCACCGTTCGCGGCGAGGTGTACTCGCTGCGGTTCGTATACGTCCACCTGATCGGCGAGTACGCGCGGCACAACGGGCACGCCGACCTGCTGCGCGAGTGCATCGACGGCAGGACGGGCGCCTAG
- a CDS encoding single-stranded DNA-binding protein has translation MAGETVITVIGNLTGDPELRFTPSGAAVANFTVASTPRTFDRQSNEFKDGDTLFMRCSIWREAAENVAESLTKGMRVIASGRLVQRSYETREGEKRTVVELQVDEIGPSLRYASAKVTRAQRSGGGGGGGGFGNSGGGGGNSGGGNSGGNSGGGFGGGSHSGGGQQDDPWATSAPGGSSAGGSDEPPF, from the coding sequence ATGGCTGGCGAGACCGTCATCACGGTGATCGGGAACCTCACGGGGGACCCGGAACTGCGCTTCACCCCGTCGGGTGCGGCTGTTGCCAACTTCACCGTGGCCTCGACGCCCCGGACCTTCGACCGCCAGAGCAACGAGTTCAAGGACGGCGACACGCTGTTCATGCGCTGCTCGATCTGGCGGGAGGCGGCCGAGAACGTCGCCGAGTCCCTCACCAAGGGCATGCGCGTGATCGCGTCCGGCCGGCTCGTCCAGCGCTCGTACGAAACCCGCGAGGGTGAGAAGCGCACGGTGGTCGAGCTTCAGGTCGACGAGATCGGTCCGTCCCTGCGGTACGCCAGCGCCAAGGTCACCCGCGCCCAGCGCAGCGGTGGCGGCGGCGGTGGTGGCGGTTTCGGCAACAGCGGTGGCGGCGGCGGGAACTCCGGCGGCGGCAACTCCGGGGGCAACTCCGGCGGTGGCTTCGGCGGCGGTTCGCACTCCGGCGGCGGCCAGCAGGACGACCCGTGGGCCACGTCGGCCCCCGGCGGCTCCTCGGCCGGCGGCTCGGACGAGCCCCCGTTCTGA
- the rpsR gene encoding 30S ribosomal protein S18: MAKAVVRKPKKKLNPLKAAKITVIDYKDTALLRKFISDRGKIRARRVTGVTVQEQRAIARAVKNAREMALLPYSSSAR; encoded by the coding sequence ATGGCCAAGGCCGTTGTTCGCAAGCCCAAGAAGAAGCTGAATCCCCTCAAGGCGGCGAAGATCACCGTCATTGACTACAAAGACACTGCGCTGCTGCGCAAGTTCATCTCCGACCGTGGAAAGATCCGCGCTCGCCGGGTGACCGGCGTGACCGTCCAGGAGCAGCGCGCGATCGCGCGCGCCGTCAAGAACGCCCGCGAGATGGCGCTTCTGCCGTACTCGTCGTCCGCACGCTGA
- a CDS encoding MATE family efflux transporter, giving the protein MWTGDRLSNDPRRGHGARELDVRILALAVPALGALVAEPLFVLADSAIVGHLGTAELAGLSLASTVLLTLVGLCVFLAYATTAAVARRIGAGDARGALTLGVDGMWLAAGLGVALAAACWAGAPWAVGALGASAEVAPHAVAYLRWSAPGLPGMLVVLASTGALRGLQDTRTPLWVAAGGAVANAALNVALVYGAGMGIAGSGLGTALAQLGMAAVLTTVVLRGARRAGAAVRPAVGGIWANARAGAPLLIRTLSLRLAILLTVFVAAGLGEVALAGHQVVASVWGLTAFALDALAIAAQALVGRALGAADVAQARAVLRRTLTWGTGAGVVLGVVVAASGWWLAPLFTADPEVRTAVTWALVVVGAAMPIAGWVFVLDGILIGAGDGRYLAAAGMLTLVAYVPVALAVRAFAPDGGGGLALLWAAFAGVFMLARALTTGLRARGTTWMVTGA; this is encoded by the coding sequence CTGTGGACGGGAGATCGATTGTCGAACGATCCAAGGCGTGGACACGGTGCTCGCGAACTGGACGTCCGGATCCTCGCGCTGGCCGTGCCGGCGCTCGGCGCACTGGTCGCGGAGCCGCTGTTCGTGCTCGCCGATTCCGCGATCGTCGGGCACCTCGGCACCGCCGAGCTGGCCGGGCTGTCGCTGGCCTCGACCGTCCTGCTGACGCTCGTCGGCCTCTGCGTCTTCCTCGCCTACGCCACGACCGCGGCCGTCGCAAGGCGCATCGGCGCAGGTGACGCGCGGGGCGCCCTCACGCTCGGGGTCGACGGCATGTGGCTCGCCGCCGGGCTCGGCGTCGCGCTCGCCGCCGCCTGCTGGGCCGGCGCCCCCTGGGCCGTCGGCGCCCTGGGCGCGAGCGCCGAGGTCGCGCCCCACGCCGTCGCGTACCTGCGGTGGTCCGCCCCCGGGCTCCCCGGCATGCTCGTGGTGCTCGCCTCCACGGGCGCCCTGCGCGGCCTGCAGGACACCCGGACGCCCCTGTGGGTCGCCGCGGGCGGCGCGGTCGCCAACGCCGCCCTCAACGTCGCCCTCGTGTACGGCGCGGGGATGGGGATAGCCGGCTCCGGCCTGGGGACAGCGCTGGCGCAGCTGGGGATGGCCGCCGTGCTCACGACTGTGGTGCTGCGCGGGGCGCGACGGGCCGGCGCGGCCGTCCGCCCCGCCGTCGGCGGCATCTGGGCGAACGCCCGAGCCGGGGCGCCGCTGCTCATCCGCACCCTGTCGCTGCGGCTCGCGATCCTGCTCACCGTGTTCGTCGCCGCCGGCCTCGGCGAGGTCGCGCTCGCCGGGCACCAGGTCGTCGCCTCGGTCTGGGGCCTGACGGCGTTCGCCCTGGATGCGCTCGCGATCGCCGCGCAGGCGCTCGTCGGCCGGGCACTGGGGGCGGCCGACGTCGCCCAGGCCCGCGCGGTGCTGCGCCGCACTCTGACCTGGGGAACGGGCGCGGGCGTGGTGCTGGGCGTCGTCGTCGCGGCGAGCGGCTGGTGGCTCGCGCCCCTGTTCACCGCCGACCCCGAGGTCCGCACGGCCGTCACCTGGGCGCTCGTCGTCGTCGGCGCGGCGATGCCGATCGCCGGGTGGGTCTTCGTGCTCGACGGCATCCTCATCGGCGCCGGCGACGGGCGCTACCTCGCGGCGGCCGGGATGCTCACGCTCGTCGCCTACGTCCCGGTCGCGCTCGCCGTCCGGGCGTTCGCACCCGACGGCGGCGGCGGGCTCGCGCTGCTGTGGGCGGCCTTCGCGGGGGTCTTCATGCTCGCGCGCGCGCTGACGACGGGCCTGCGCGCCCGCGGCACGACCTGGATGGTCACGGGCGCCTGA
- the rpsF gene encoding 30S ribosomal protein S6, translated as MRKYEIMIILDPEVEERTVAPSLDKYLTVIKNDGGSVDKVDIWGRRRLAYDIQKKSEGIYAVVDFTATSDTAKELDRQLGLNEVVLRTKVLRADA; from the coding sequence ATGCGCAAGTACGAGATCATGATCATCCTCGACCCCGAGGTCGAAGAGCGCACCGTCGCTCCTTCGCTCGACAAGTACCTCACCGTCATCAAGAACGACGGCGGTAGCGTCGACAAGGTTGACATCTGGGGACGGCGCCGGCTGGCGTACGACATCCAGAAGAAGTCCGAAGGCATCTACGCGGTCGTCGATTTCACGGCGACCTCGGACACGGCCAAGGAGCTCGACCGCCAGCTGGGCCTCAACGAGGTCGTGCTGCGGACCAAGGTTCTTCGCGCCGACGCCTGA
- a CDS encoding transglycosylase domain-containing protein codes for MAVANQRGRSTGAGRRSGPAPRKDAAQRRLIDYPRAGLRGVRRWLPSWRLVLGSFLTLGFLVLGLVVAAYATTTVPKPSDFAQAQTTTVRYANNDDGSPGAVMGTFAEQKRQIVDASTLPEHVGHAVVASEDQSFYDNAGVDPVGIVRAFVNNVRGGATQGGSTITQQYVERYYSDQTTTDYVGKFREALLAVKVTQSQDKNEVLGNYLNTIYFGRGTYGIQAAAQAYFAVDAKDLTVAQGALLAGIIPSPSNWDPAVNPEKAQQRWERVLDNMVAGGWLTAADRAAQVFPPTVEVVASETYAGPQGYLLKMVRDELIDRASFDDAMIDTVGLNIVTTIEQPVQQVAEAAVAGLRDGTLAGVAPDPLTKVGLTSIDPADGAIVALYGGPDYITQSRNAVTQDRAQAGSTFKPFALVAALENGVSLSKTYSGKSPMTLDGWGGDAVRNFGGTSYGQMDLVKATAQSVNTVYAQLNLEVGPAKTADAARRAGLTTEIGDNPANVLGTDNVRVLDMASAYATFAAQGFHSTPFIVREATYLKDGAVAYRGAGTREQVFQADVMADTTYAMTQVVQVGSGKTWIKPLDRPIAGKTGTSSDNHSAWFVGFTPQLATAVAFYQPTADGAGEDAITPFGRNVDEITGGTWPAALWASYMEPVLGLPKYATVVEFPARTNVNRAVPSSTPTIAPTPTEEPAVEAPPAPTTVAIPSGLAGMKQADAEAAILDAGLTPSSSQQADATVPAGTVLSSSPAPGSEVAAGSTVSLVVSSGPAPADPVPADPAPIDPPDVAVQ; via the coding sequence GTGGCAGTCGCGAATCAGCGGGGTCGGTCGACAGGGGCGGGCCGCCGTTCAGGACCGGCCCCCCGCAAGGATGCTGCGCAGCGCCGCCTCATCGACTACCCGCGCGCCGGGCTCCGAGGGGTCCGGCGCTGGCTGCCGTCCTGGCGGCTCGTGCTCGGCTCGTTCCTCACGCTCGGGTTCCTCGTGCTCGGCCTCGTGGTCGCCGCCTACGCGACGACGACGGTGCCCAAGCCGAGCGACTTCGCCCAGGCACAGACGACGACCGTCCGATACGCGAACAACGACGACGGCAGCCCCGGGGCCGTCATGGGCACCTTCGCGGAGCAGAAGCGCCAGATCGTCGACGCCTCGACCCTCCCGGAGCACGTCGGCCACGCCGTCGTCGCGTCCGAGGACCAGTCGTTCTACGACAACGCCGGCGTCGACCCCGTCGGGATCGTCCGCGCGTTCGTCAACAACGTGCGCGGCGGGGCGACCCAGGGCGGATCGACCATCACGCAGCAGTACGTCGAGCGGTACTACAGCGACCAGACCACGACCGACTACGTGGGCAAGTTCCGCGAGGCGCTGCTCGCCGTCAAGGTCACGCAGAGCCAGGACAAGAACGAGGTGCTCGGCAACTACCTCAACACCATCTACTTCGGCCGCGGGACGTACGGGATCCAGGCGGCCGCGCAGGCGTACTTCGCCGTCGACGCCAAGGACCTGACGGTCGCGCAGGGTGCCCTGCTCGCCGGGATCATCCCCTCGCCGTCGAACTGGGACCCCGCGGTGAATCCGGAGAAGGCGCAGCAGCGCTGGGAGCGGGTGCTCGACAACATGGTCGCGGGCGGCTGGCTCACGGCCGCTGATCGCGCCGCGCAGGTGTTCCCGCCCACGGTCGAGGTCGTCGCGTCCGAGACGTACGCCGGGCCGCAGGGCTACCTGCTCAAGATGGTGCGCGACGAGCTCATCGACCGAGCGTCGTTCGACGACGCGATGATCGACACGGTCGGCCTGAACATCGTCACGACGATCGAGCAGCCGGTGCAGCAGGTCGCCGAGGCTGCCGTCGCCGGGCTGCGCGACGGGACCCTCGCCGGCGTCGCGCCCGACCCCCTGACGAAGGTGGGCCTGACCTCGATCGACCCGGCCGACGGCGCGATCGTCGCGCTCTACGGGGGGCCGGACTACATCACCCAGTCCCGCAACGCCGTCACCCAGGACCGCGCGCAGGCGGGATCGACCTTCAAGCCGTTCGCGCTGGTCGCGGCGCTGGAGAACGGCGTGAGCCTGAGTAAGACCTACAGCGGCAAGAGCCCGATGACGCTCGACGGCTGGGGCGGCGACGCGGTCCGGAACTTCGGTGGCACGAGCTACGGGCAGATGGACCTGGTCAAGGCGACGGCCCAGTCGGTGAACACCGTGTACGCGCAGCTCAACCTCGAGGTCGGGCCGGCGAAGACCGCGGACGCCGCCAGGCGGGCCGGCCTGACGACCGAGATCGGCGACAACCCCGCGAACGTGCTCGGCACGGACAACGTGCGCGTGCTCGACATGGCGAGCGCCTACGCGACGTTCGCCGCGCAGGGCTTCCACAGCACGCCGTTCATCGTGCGCGAGGCGACCTACCTCAAGGACGGCGCGGTCGCGTACCGCGGCGCCGGCACGCGCGAGCAGGTGTTCCAGGCCGACGTGATGGCCGACACGACGTACGCGATGACGCAGGTGGTCCAGGTGGGGTCCGGCAAGACCTGGATCAAGCCGCTCGACCGGCCCATCGCGGGCAAGACCGGCACCTCGTCCGACAACCACTCCGCGTGGTTCGTCGGCTTCACGCCGCAGCTCGCGACGGCGGTGGCGTTCTACCAGCCGACCGCCGACGGCGCGGGGGAGGACGCGATCACGCCGTTCGGCCGGAACGTCGACGAGATCACGGGTGGCACGTGGCCGGCGGCGCTCTGGGCGTCGTACATGGAGCCGGTGCTCGGGCTGCCGAAGTACGCGACGGTCGTCGAGTTCCCGGCGCGCACGAACGTGAACCGCGCCGTGCCGTCCTCGACGCCGACCATCGCGCCGACGCCCACCGAGGAGCCAGCCGTCGAGGCGCCGCCGGCGCCCACGACGGTCGCTATCCCCAGCGGCCTCGCCGGGATGAAGCAGGCCGACGCGGAGGCCGCGATCCTGGACGCCGGCCTGACCCCGAGCTCGAGCCAGCAAGCCGACGCGACCGTGCCCGCGGGCACGGTCCTGAGCTCGAGCCCCGCGCCGGGCAGCGAGGTCGCGGCCGGGTCGACCGTCTCGCTCGTCGTCTCGTCCGGACCCGCTCCGGCGGACCCGGTGCCGGCGGATCCCGCGCCGATCGATCCGCCCGACGTCGCGGTCCAATAG
- a CDS encoding SRPBCC domain-containing protein yields the protein MSHQPAVVDTENFAITRTVHIQATPARVWAALTRDDLITQWFGSSASLPDLRVGGEGTFGFEGYGEFPVRIDEYDEPSVFAFTWGTPPAPRAGGEPMGPSNSTQVRFTLVPDGDATMLSVVESGFATLSRDPATAMAENRQGWTQELDELVAYLEGGA from the coding sequence ATGTCGCACCAGCCCGCCGTCGTCGACACGGAGAACTTCGCCATCACGCGAACCGTCCACATCCAAGCGACGCCCGCCCGCGTGTGGGCGGCCCTCACGCGCGACGACCTCATCACGCAGTGGTTCGGCAGCAGCGCCTCCCTGCCCGACCTGCGGGTCGGGGGCGAGGGCACCTTCGGCTTCGAGGGCTACGGCGAGTTCCCGGTGCGGATCGACGAGTACGACGAGCCGTCGGTCTTCGCCTTCACCTGGGGCACGCCGCCCGCACCGCGCGCCGGCGGGGAGCCGATGGGCCCGAGCAACTCCACGCAGGTCCGGTTCACCCTCGTCCCGGACGGCGACGCCACGATGCTCAGCGTCGTCGAGTCCGGCTTCGCCACCCTCAGTCGCGACCCCGCGACGGCGATGGCCGAGAACCGCCAGGGCTGGACCCAGGAGCTGGACGAGCTCGTCGCCTACCTCGAGGGCGGCGCGTGA